The Halictus rubicundus isolate RS-2024b chromosome 3, iyHalRubi1_principal, whole genome shotgun sequence genome includes a region encoding these proteins:
- the Lamtor1 gene encoding late endosomal/lysosomal adaptor, MAPK and MTOR activator 1, giving the protein MGCCYSFCKEDNGPQSGEVNERTHLLVDPVSNNTNIPRVHSDDYVNQYASSAPKKTDEQSALNRILHETAANVIDVGALDSHNLEQHEYMDRSRAYSKRIEAGKVKVPQTTSCLLNDIPAPEKILAAAPLGSGDHGLITEMVSKAVTALGDVKVEHKEDLVVPFLS; this is encoded by the exons ATGGGATGTTGTTACAGCTTCTGCAAAGAGGACAACGGGCCGCAG AGCGGGGAAGTAAATGAGAGGACGCATTTGCTGGTAGATCCTGTCAGTAATAACACGAACATACCTAGAGTGCATAG TGATGATTATGTTAACCAGTACGCAAGCTCTGCACCCAAGAAAACAGATGAACAAAGTGCATTAAATAGAATTTTACATGAAACAGCGGC CAATGTAATAGACGTTGGAGCCTTGGATTCGCATAACTTGGAGCAACACGAATACATGGACAGATCGCGTGCATACTCCAAACGTATTGAAGCTGGAAAAGTTAAAGTCCCTCAAACTACATCTTGTCTATTGAACGATATTCCTGCTCCAGAGAAAATATTAGCCGCTGCTCCTTTGGGATCCGGTGATCATGGACTG ATTACTGAAATGGTTAGCAAGGCTGTCACAGCATTAGGGGATGTGAAAGTTGAACACAAAGAGGATCTAGTTGTTCCTTTCTTATCGTGA
- the LOC143352556 gene encoding condensin complex subunit 3-like encodes MNRNLNEKISEIFSDVQFNKTCHQSNLKKLKKYYEQADSQVFWDAFVGNFRIPLSNDQKYPRIQNTLEFIAEFAVRLHTASDDDESAQEEPLCPFLVKMFDFLLTSHCAKNKAVRFRIWHFLNLLLNSMGDQAFIDDALCDKITISMMDRLLDKSPKVRVTSYPCIAQTPRSIGR; translated from the exons ATGAATCGAAATCTAAATGAGAAGATATCTGAGATATTTTCCGATGTTCAATTCAACAAAACTTGCCATCAAAGtaacttgaaaaaattgaagaaatattaCGAGCAA GCTGATTCACAAGTTTTTTGGGATGCTTTTGTGGGGAATTTCAGAATTCCTCTCTCCAATGATCAAAAATATCCAAGAATTCAAAACACTTTGGAGTTTATTGCCGAATTTGCTGTCAGGTTGCATACTGCTTCAGACGACGACGAAAGTGCACAGGAGGAACCACTGTGCCCCTTTCTTGTTAAAATGTTTGATTTCCTTCTAACGAGTCATTGTGCTAAAAACAAAGCTGTTAGATTTCGTATTTGGCACTTTTTGAACCTTTTATTGAATTCTATGGGAGATCAGGCTTTCATAGACGATGCTCTGTGTGATAAAATTACTATTTCTATGATGGACCGTTTGTTGGATAAGTCACCAAAAGTCAGAGTTACAAGCTATCCTTGCATTGCACAGACTCCAAGATCCATCGGACGATGA
- the LOC143352559 gene encoding vacuolar ATPase assembly integral membrane protein VMA21 homolog: MSNTKELPELQVFKTVLLHCIVIIALPVLSFFTSKIFIFDGLLGLNHVPSNVYSAAVAILVLHVALGAFIYRAYFDDQTKTQSKQD, encoded by the exons ATGTCAAATACGAAG gaGCTGCCCGAACTACAGGTcttcaaaacagtattattgcACTGCATAGTTATCATAGCCTTACCTGTGTTATCATTTTTTACTAGCAAGATTTTTATCTTTGACG GTTTATTGGGGCTGAACCATGTGCCAAGCAATGTATATTCAGCTGCAGTCGCGATTCTCGTGTTACACGTGGCTCTCGGAGCTTTTATATACCGTGCATATTTCGACGATCAAACGAAAACGCAATCGAAACAAGATTAA
- the LOC143352555 gene encoding LOW QUALITY PROTEIN: condensin complex subunit 3-like (The sequence of the model RefSeq protein was modified relative to this genomic sequence to represent the inferred CDS: inserted 1 base in 1 codon; deleted 4 bases in 4 codons; substituted 1 base at 1 genomic stop codon), whose product MNRNLNEKISEIFSDVQFNKTCHQSNLKKLKKYYEQADLQVFWDAFVGNFRIPLSNDQKHPRIQNTLEFIAEFAVRLHTASDDDESAQEEPLCPFLVKMFDFLLTSHCAKNKAVRFRISHFLNLLLNSMGDQAFIDDALCDKITISMMDRMLDKSPKVRVQAILALHRLQDPSDDECXVIKMYIYHGSTDPKAEVRIATLMSMGKNEKTLQVALRRTRDVNERVRKVAXEFISKVTVRSLTITQRDQLLNYGLKDRSENVKQCVENVLLPSWLRHFNGDFISLVRALDVEFATDIAAMALKTLFKKSVVNTLIQQLPINTETKLIPLDQLTSENVFYWRCLIENFHCKPSAEELEMILPELSAFCTYIEDYLTSISFNENEIWANHMQKFILLQLFEIGTTYDLSNEAGRKALNELICNTLISNYWSEKIMECVVTHLQKVNPDVNARFDVLANIISDIRSLKEPTHTEVQISEEDQYDIILRRAKLRVKLLDLKEEEYQAIQNKQYLRADQLKNEINELNEGITKLFQPQAVTATEEIKEKNDPETMVKWLYLWQIQHQELGHIRTSAFESLVA is encoded by the exons ATGAATCGAAATCTAAATGAGAAGATATCTGAGATATTTTCCGATGTTCAATTCAACAAAACTTGCCATCAAAGtaacttgaaaaaattgaagaaatattaCGAGCAA GCTGATTTACAAGTTTTTTGGGATGCTTTTGTGGGGAATTTCAGAATTCCTCTCTCCAATGATCAAAAACATCCAAGAATTCAAAACACTTTGGAGTTTATTGCCGAATTTGCTGTCAGGTTGCATACTGCTTCAGACGACGACGAAAGTGCACAGGAGGAACCACTGTGCCCCTTTCTTGTTAAAATGTTTGATTTCCTTCTAACGAGTCATTGTGCTAAAAACAAAGCTGTTAGATTTCGTATTTCTCACTTTTTGAACCTTTTATTGAATTCTATGGGAGATCAGGCTTTCATAGATGATGCTCTGTGTGATAAAATTACTATTTCTATGATGGACCGTATGTTGGATAAGTCGCCAAAAGTCAGAGTT CAAGCTATCCTTGCGTTGCACAGACTCCAAGATCCATCGGACGATGAAT CAGttataaaaatgtacatatatCATGGTTCTACGGATCCAAAAGCTGAAGTCCGTATAGCAACATTGATGAGTAtgggaaaaaatgaa aaaactcTGCAAGTGGCATTAAGACGTACCAGAGATGTCAATGAAAGAGTACGTAAGGTGGCGTAGGAATTCATTAGCAAAGTTACAGTGAGATCATTAACTATTACTCAGAGAGATCAGTTGTTGAATTATGGTCTAAAAGATAGATCAGAAAATGTCAAACAGTGTGTGGAGAATGTCTTGTTACCATCGTGGTTAAGACATTTTAATGGTGATTTTATCAGTTTAGTCAGAGCTCTTGATGTTGAATTTGCCACAGATATAGCTGCAATGGCTTTGAAAACATTATTCAA gaAGAGTGTAGTAAACACTTTGATACAACAATTACCAATAAATACGGAAACGAAATTAATCCCACTGGATCAATTAACCAGTGAAAATGTATTCTACTGGAGGTGTTTAATAGAGAATTTTCATTGTAAACCTTCTGCAGAAGAACTGGAAATGATTTTACCAGAATTGTCTGCATTTTGCACGTATATTGAGGATTATTTAACATCAATATCctttaatgaaaatgaaatatggGCAAACCACATGCAAAAGTTcattcttttacaattatttgaaaTAGGAACTACGTATGATTTGTCCAATGAAGCTGGAAGGAAAGCATTGAATGAATTGATATGCAACACATTAATAAGCAACTACTGGtctgaaaaaattatggaatGTGTAGTTACACATTTACAGAAAGTTAATCCA GATGTAAACGCTAGATTTGATGTTTTGGCTAACATTATCAGTGATATAAGATCTCTGAAAGAACCCACACACACAGAG GTACAAATTTCGGAAGAGGACCAATATGACATTATTTTGAGA AGAGCAAAACTTAGAGTAAAACTATTGGATCTGAAGGAAGAGGAATATCAAGCTATACAAAACAAACAGTATTTAAGGGCTGATCAATTGAAGAACGAGATCAATGAATTAAATGAAGGGATAACGAAATTGTTCCAACCACAGGCTGTAACAGCTACAGAGGAAATAAAGGAGAAAAATGATCCAGAAACAATGGTTAAATGGTTATATCTGTGGCAAATTCAGCATCAAGAGCTCGGACATATACGGACTTCAGCATTTGAATCCTTGGTAGCATGa